Proteins found in one Muntiacus reevesi chromosome 2, mMunRee1.1, whole genome shotgun sequence genomic segment:
- the SAXO3 gene encoding stabilizer of axonemal microtubules 3: MAGRTLALRYGPPWSPISGTEVPNWPNWHLTSSGVAHHFIPAVSFPPPTVQRPAPSAQSTVAEPLPPAAKQDLHVWAFDEVISRWETTSGSALVPKTHGGPYAQPKAPEPANPTRTVGIKDLGEKLRHRGWHLSLITKHQCSETKAQYGGWPDLDRGPTSYFGPQPLELADHHRGGPSQALIPWTKNPELAGRPFTISDRGILDRHQLYLTTSARDFRPYSKKELSSYPRKDSMTSNLGEMPQAGGHSQKQLPCPSSSRPPQPPKIRLSRGRPVMPVVPHRGALTLAQESYNLPLHPLRRLDRFCPLELPWGGPHWKPVSGIYSVPHAYRTENSNYGSLKPALV, translated from the exons ATGGCGGGTCGGACCCTAGCTCTGCGCTACGGTCCCCCATGGTCCCCCATCTCTGGAACCGAGGTGCCCAACTGGCCTAACTGGCATCTCACCAGCAGTGGCGTCGCCCACCACTTTATCCCGGCCGTGTCCTTCCCCCCGCCCACTGTGCAG CGGCCCGCACCTTCTGCTCAGTCCACGGTCGCggagcccctgcccccagccgcAAAGCAGGATTTGCATGTCTGGGCTTTCGACGAGGTCATCAGCAGATGGGAGACAACCTCGGGCTCAGCTCTCGTGCCTAAGACCCACGGAGGGCCCTACGCACAGCCCAAGGCCCCAGAACCTGCGAACCCCACCCGGACTGTGGGGATCAAGGATTTAGGAGAAAAA CTCAGACATCGCGGCTGGCACCTCTCTCTGATCACCAAGCACCAGTGCAGTGAGACGAAGGCGCAATACGGCGGCTGGCCCGACCTGGACCGGGGCCCCACCTCCTACTTCGGGCCCCAGCCCCTAGAGCTTGCAGACCACCACCGAGGGGGCCCTTCCCAG GCTCTAATCCCTTGGACCAAGAACCCCGAGCTGGCCGGCCGGCCTTTCACAATTTCTGACCGGGGCATACTGGACCGCCATCAGCTCTATCTGACCACTTCGGCCCGGGACTTTCGGCCCTATTCGAA GAAGGAGTTGTCAAGCTATCCTCGCAAGGATTCGATGACCTCAAACTTGGGGGAGATGCCCCAGGCCGGTGGCCACAGCCAGAAGCAGCTGCCCTGTCCGTCCTCCTCTCGGCCACCCCAGCCGCCGAAAATCCGCTTGTCTCGCGGCCGCCCAGTGATGCCCGTCGTGCCGCACCGCGGGGCGCTGACTCTAGCTCAGGAATCCTACAACCTCCCGCTGCACCCACTCCGCCGGTTGGACCGTTTCTGCCCGCTGGAGCTGCCCTGGGGCGGCCCCCACTGGAAGCCCGTGTCAGGCATCTACAGTGTGCCTCATGCCTACCGCACCGAGAACTCCAACTACGGCAGCTTGAAGCCAGCGTTGGTCTGA
- the RUVBL2 gene encoding ruvB-like 2 — protein MATVTATTKVPEIRDVTRIERIGAHSHIRGLGLDDALEPRQASQGMVGQLAARRAAGVVLEMIREGKIAGRAVLIAGQPGTGKTAIAMGMAQALGPDTPFTAIAGSEIFSLEMSKTEALTQAFRRSIGVRIKEETEIIEGEVVEIQIDRPATGTGSKVGKLTLKTTEMETIYDLGTKMIESLTKDKVQAGDVITIDKATGKISKLGRSFTRARDYDAMGSQTKFVQCPDGELQKRKEVVHTVSLHEIDVINSRTQGFLALFSGDTGEIKSEVREQINAKVAEWREEGKAEIIPGVLFIDEVHMLDIESFSFLNRALESDMAPVLIMATNRGITRIRGTSYQSPHGIPIDLLDRLLIVSTSPYSEKDTKQILRIRCEEEDVEMSEDAYTVLTRIGLETSLRYAIQLITAASLVCRKRKGTEVQVDDIKRVYSLFLDESRSTQYMKEYQDAFLFNELKGETMDTS, from the exons ATGGCAACCGTG ACAGCCACAACCAAGGTTCCAGAGATCCGTGATGTGACACGGATTGAGCGTATTG GCGCTCACTCCCACATCCGGGGGCTGGGACTTGATGATGCCTTGGAGCCACGGCAG GCTTCCCAGGGCATGGTGGGCCAGCTGGCGGCTCGGAGGGCAGCcggtgtggtgctggagatgatcCGAGAAGGGAAGATCGCTGGCCGGGCGGTTCTCATCGCTGGCCAGCCGGGTACTGGGAAGACAGCCATTGCCATGG gcATGGCACAGGCCCTGGGCCCCGACACCCCGTTCACAGCCATCGCAGGCAGTGAGATCTTCTCCCTGGAGATGAGCAAGACAGAGGCGCTGACCCAGGCCTTCCGGCGCTCCATCGGCGTGCGCATCAA GGAGGAGACCGAGATCATCGAAGGGGAGGTGGTGGAGATCCAAATTGATCGGCCAGCCACGGGGACG GGCTCCAAAGTGGGCAAGCTGACCCTCAAGACCACAGAGATGGAGACCATATATGACCTGGGCACCAAGATGATTGAGTCCCTGACCAAGGACAAGGTCCAGGCCGG GGATGTGATCACCATCGACAAGGCCACAGGCAAGATCTCCAAGCTGGGACGCTCCTTCACACGTGCTCGTGACTATGACGCCATGGGCTCCCAG ACCAAGTTCGTGCAGTGCCCAGACGGGGAGCTGCAGAAACGCAAGGAGGTGGTGCACACGGTGTCCCTCCACGAGATCGACGTCATCAACTCCCGCACTCAGGGCTTCCTGGCGCTCTTCTCAG GTGACACAGGGGAGATCAAGTCCGAAGTCCGAGAGCAGATCAACGCCAAGGTGGCCGAGTGGCGGGAGGAGGGCAAGGCGGAGATCATCCCGGGC GTGCTGTTCATCGACGAGGTTCACATGCTGGACATTGAGAGCTTCTCCTTCCTCAACCGGGCCCTGGAGAGTGACATGGCGCCTGTCCTCATCATGGCTACCAACCGCGGCATCACCCG gatCCGGGGCACCAGCTACCAGAGCCCCCACGGCATCCCCATCGACCTGCTGGACCGACTGCTCATCGTCTCCACCTCGCCCTACAGCGAGAAGGACACAAAGCAGATCCTTCGCATCCG GTGTGAGGAGGAAGACGTGGAGATGAGTGAGGACGCCTACACGGTGCTGACCCGCATTGGGCTGGAGACCTCACTGCGCTATGCCATCCAGCTCATCACGGCTGCTAGCCTGGTGTGCCGGAAACGCAAG GGCACCGAGGTGCAGGTGGACGACATCAAACGGGTCTACTCGCTCTTCCTGGATGAGTCGCGCTCCACGCAGTACATGAAGGAATACCAAGATGCCTTCCTCTTTAACGAGCTCA AAGGTGAAACCATGGACACCTCCTGA
- the LHB gene encoding lutropin subunit beta isoform X1: MEGGRHRSWVPERVYAGLGGGVRALTGPEALALSQGLLLWLLLGVAGVWASRGPLRPLCQPINATLAAEKEACPVCITFTTSICAGYCPSMKRVLPAILPPMPQRVCTYHELRFASIRLPGCPPGVDPMVSFPVALSCHCGPCRLSSTDCGGPRIQPLACDHPPLPDILFL; encoded by the exons ATGGAAGGTGGCAGGCACAGGAGCTGGGTCCCTGAACGTGTGTATGCAGGGctcgggggtggggtgagggctcTGACTGGGCCTGAGGCACTGGCATTGTCCCAGGGGctgctgctgtggctgctgctgggcGTGGCCGGGGTGTGGGCTTCCAGGGGGCCACTGCGGCCGCTGTGCCAGCCCATCAACGCCACCCTGGCGGCTGAGAAGGAGGCCTGCCCTGTCTGCATCACTTTCACCACCAGCATCTGCGCCGGATACTGCCCCAGCATG AAGCGGGTGCTGCCTGCCATCCTGCCGCCCATGCCCCAGCGGGTGTGCACCTACCACGAGCTGCGCTTCGCCTCCATTCGTCTCCCCGGCTGCCCACCTGGCGTGGACCCAATGGTCTCCTTCCCCGTGGCCCTCAGCTGTCACTGCGGGCCCTGCCGCCTCAGCAGCACTGACTGCGGGGGTCCTAGAATCCAACCCTTGGCCTGTGACCACCCCCCGCTCCCAGACATCCTCTTCCTCTAA
- the LHB gene encoding lutropin subunit beta isoform X2 produces MEMLQGLLLWLLLGVAGVWASRGPLRPLCQPINATLAAEKEACPVCITFTTSICAGYCPSMKRVLPAILPPMPQRVCTYHELRFASIRLPGCPPGVDPMVSFPVALSCHCGPCRLSSTDCGGPRIQPLACDHPPLPDILFL; encoded by the exons ATGGAGATGCTCCAG GGGctgctgctgtggctgctgctgggcGTGGCCGGGGTGTGGGCTTCCAGGGGGCCACTGCGGCCGCTGTGCCAGCCCATCAACGCCACCCTGGCGGCTGAGAAGGAGGCCTGCCCTGTCTGCATCACTTTCACCACCAGCATCTGCGCCGGATACTGCCCCAGCATG AAGCGGGTGCTGCCTGCCATCCTGCCGCCCATGCCCCAGCGGGTGTGCACCTACCACGAGCTGCGCTTCGCCTCCATTCGTCTCCCCGGCTGCCCACCTGGCGTGGACCCAATGGTCTCCTTCCCCGTGGCCCTCAGCTGTCACTGCGGGCCCTGCCGCCTCAGCAGCACTGACTGCGGGGGTCCTAGAATCCAACCCTTGGCCTGTGACCACCCCCCGCTCCCAGACATCCTCTTCCTCTAA